A genomic window from Peromyscus maniculatus bairdii isolate BWxNUB_F1_BW_parent chromosome 1, HU_Pman_BW_mat_3.1, whole genome shotgun sequence includes:
- the Gp2 gene encoding pancreatic secretory granule membrane major glycoprotein GP2 isoform X1, with amino-acid sequence MGRMVGCNLLWLAVASCILTLAFPSTIQQGYGSPRNSSSNGLDLDCGSPGTPEAGVCFDPCQNYTVLDDPSRSIENTEQAHQCDDHLQGWYRFVGEGGVKMPEACVEIYRCHTSAPMWLAGPHPILGDGIVSRTACANWNENCCFWSTEVQVKACSEESGSYHVYRLQGTPECSLRYCTEPSPPEPTPPEPTPSVPSPPEPTPPEPTPTVPSPPEPTPVPSASPVPCEILCRNEEECVLEDDNWTCVCNQGLNVSDTQSLQPQLDCGPDEMKVKLDKCLLGGLGFKEEIIAYLNNRNCSRIMQNEPNNWVSTTSPVVAGDCGNTLENNGTHAIYRNTLSLATDFIIRDFIVNVNFQCAYPLDMKISLQTALEPIVSSLNIDVDGAGEFTVRMALFQDQSYTHPYEGAKVVLPVESMLYVGAILETGDTSKFKLLLRNCYATPTEDRDDPLKYFIIRDSCPNQRDSTIHVEENGVSSESRFSVQMFMFAGNYDLVFLHCEVYLCDPTEEQCEPSCSTNRLRSNGPGINLAQVLDLGPITRRGAQTLDASSGTPSTAGFLMVWPTFFLPVFLTWLF; translated from the exons ATGGGAAGGATGGTGGGCTGCAACttgctgtggctggctgtggcCTCCTGCATTCTGACACTGGCATTTCCATCTACAATACAGCAAG GTTATGGGAGCCCAAGAAACAGCAGCTCCAACGGGCTGGACCTAGACTGTGGATCCCCTGGCACTCCAGAGGCTGGTGTCTGTTTTGACCCCTGCCAGAATTATACCGTCCTGGATGACCCCTCCAGAAGCATAGAGAACACGGAGCAAGCACACCAGTGTGACGATCATTTGCAAGGCTGGTACCGCTTTGTGGGTGAAGGAGGAGTGAAGATGCCAGAGGCCTGTGTGGAGATATACCGGTGCCATACCTCTGCTCCCATGTGGTTGGCTGGGCCTCACCCCATCCTGGGAGATGGCATTGTCAGCCGCACAGCCTGTGCCAACTGGAATGAAAATTGCTGCTTCTGGAGTACCGAGGTCCAGGTGAAGGCCTGCTCAGAAGAATCAGGAAGTTATCATGTGTACAGGTTACAGGGCACCCCTGAATGCAGCCTGAGATACTGCACAG AACCCTCCCCTCCAGAACCCACGCCGCCAGAACCCACGCCGTCTGTACCCTCCCCTCCAGAACCCACGCCGCCAGAACCCACGCCGACTGTACCCTCCCCTCCAGAACCCACGCCTGTACCCTCCGCTTCACCAGTGCCGTGTGAGATCCTTTGCCGTAATGAGGAGGAGTGTGTCCTGGAAGATGACAATTGGACCTGCGTCTGTAATCAGGGCCTCAATGTTTCTG ATACTCAGAGTTTGCAGCCCCAGCTGGACTGTGGACCTGATGAGATGAAGGTGAAGCTGGACAAGTGTTTGCTGGGAGGTCTGGGTTTCAAGGAGGAGATTATTGCCTACCTGAATAACCGGAATTGCAGCAGAATCATGCAAAATGAGCCCAACAACTGGGTGTCCACAACCAGCCCTGTTGTGGCTGGTGACTGTGGGAACACTCTGGAG AACAATGGGACCCATGCCATCTACAGAAACACCCTCTCCTTGGCCACTGATTTCATCATCAGGGACTTCATCGTCAATGTCAACTTCCAGTGTGCCTATCCACTGGACATGAAGATCAGCCTCCAAACTGCACTCGAGCCTATTGTAAG TTCCCTGAATATTGATGTGGATGGGGCAGGAGAGTTCACTGTCAGAATGGCCCTCTTCCAAGACCAGAGCTACACACACCCTTATGAAGGGGCCAAAGTGGTGCTTCCAGTGGAGTCTATGCTCTATGTGGGTGCCATCTTGGAGACAGGAGATACCTCCAAGTTCAAGCTGTTGCTGAGGAACTGCTATGCTACACCCACAGAAGATAGGGATGACCCCTTGAAGTACTTCATCATCAGAGACAG CTGCCCAAATCAACGTGACTCTACTATCCATGTGGAGGAGAATGGAGTGTCCTCAGAAAGCCGATTCTCAGTACAGATGTTCATGTTTGCTGGAAATTACGACCTAGTGTTCCTGCATTGTGAGGTTTACCTGTGTGACCCCACTGAGGAGCAGTGTGAACCA TCTTGTTCTACAAACCGGCTCCGCAGCAATGGGCCAGGCATCAACCTAGCCCAGGTTCTAGATTTAGGACCCATCACTAGGAGAG GTGCTCAGACTCTTGATGCCTCAAGTGGGACTCCCAGCACTGCAG GGTTCTTGATGGTCTGGCCCACGTTCTTCCTGCCTGTCTTCCTGACTTGGCTGTTCTGA
- the Gp2 gene encoding pancreatic secretory granule membrane major glycoprotein GP2 isoform X2, which produces MGRMVGCNLLWLAVASCILTLAFPSTIQQGYGSPRNSSSNGLDLDCGSPGTPEAGVCFDPCQNYTVLDDPSRSIENTEQAHQCDDHLQGWYRFVGEGGVKMPEACVEIYRCHTSAPMWLAGPHPILGDGIVSRTACANWNENCCFWSTEVQVKACSEESGSYHVYRLQGTPECSLRYCTEPTPPEPTPSVPSPPEPTPPEPTPTVPSPPEPTPVPSASPVPCEILCRNEEECVLEDDNWTCVCNQGLNVSDTQSLQPQLDCGPDEMKVKLDKCLLGGLGFKEEIIAYLNNRNCSRIMQNEPNNWVSTTSPVVAGDCGNTLENNGTHAIYRNTLSLATDFIIRDFIVNVNFQCAYPLDMKISLQTALEPIVSSLNIDVDGAGEFTVRMALFQDQSYTHPYEGAKVVLPVESMLYVGAILETGDTSKFKLLLRNCYATPTEDRDDPLKYFIIRDSCPNQRDSTIHVEENGVSSESRFSVQMFMFAGNYDLVFLHCEVYLCDPTEEQCEPSCSTNRLRSNGPGINLAQVLDLGPITRRGAQTLDASSGTPSTAGFLMVWPTFFLPVFLTWLF; this is translated from the exons ATGGGAAGGATGGTGGGCTGCAACttgctgtggctggctgtggcCTCCTGCATTCTGACACTGGCATTTCCATCTACAATACAGCAAG GTTATGGGAGCCCAAGAAACAGCAGCTCCAACGGGCTGGACCTAGACTGTGGATCCCCTGGCACTCCAGAGGCTGGTGTCTGTTTTGACCCCTGCCAGAATTATACCGTCCTGGATGACCCCTCCAGAAGCATAGAGAACACGGAGCAAGCACACCAGTGTGACGATCATTTGCAAGGCTGGTACCGCTTTGTGGGTGAAGGAGGAGTGAAGATGCCAGAGGCCTGTGTGGAGATATACCGGTGCCATACCTCTGCTCCCATGTGGTTGGCTGGGCCTCACCCCATCCTGGGAGATGGCATTGTCAGCCGCACAGCCTGTGCCAACTGGAATGAAAATTGCTGCTTCTGGAGTACCGAGGTCCAGGTGAAGGCCTGCTCAGAAGAATCAGGAAGTTATCATGTGTACAGGTTACAGGGCACCCCTGAATGCAGCCTGAGATACTGCACAG AACCCACGCCGCCAGAACCCACGCCGTCTGTACCCTCCCCTCCAGAACCCACGCCGCCAGAACCCACGCCGACTGTACCCTCCCCTCCAGAACCCACGCCTGTACCCTCCGCTTCACCAGTGCCGTGTGAGATCCTTTGCCGTAATGAGGAGGAGTGTGTCCTGGAAGATGACAATTGGACCTGCGTCTGTAATCAGGGCCTCAATGTTTCTG ATACTCAGAGTTTGCAGCCCCAGCTGGACTGTGGACCTGATGAGATGAAGGTGAAGCTGGACAAGTGTTTGCTGGGAGGTCTGGGTTTCAAGGAGGAGATTATTGCCTACCTGAATAACCGGAATTGCAGCAGAATCATGCAAAATGAGCCCAACAACTGGGTGTCCACAACCAGCCCTGTTGTGGCTGGTGACTGTGGGAACACTCTGGAG AACAATGGGACCCATGCCATCTACAGAAACACCCTCTCCTTGGCCACTGATTTCATCATCAGGGACTTCATCGTCAATGTCAACTTCCAGTGTGCCTATCCACTGGACATGAAGATCAGCCTCCAAACTGCACTCGAGCCTATTGTAAG TTCCCTGAATATTGATGTGGATGGGGCAGGAGAGTTCACTGTCAGAATGGCCCTCTTCCAAGACCAGAGCTACACACACCCTTATGAAGGGGCCAAAGTGGTGCTTCCAGTGGAGTCTATGCTCTATGTGGGTGCCATCTTGGAGACAGGAGATACCTCCAAGTTCAAGCTGTTGCTGAGGAACTGCTATGCTACACCCACAGAAGATAGGGATGACCCCTTGAAGTACTTCATCATCAGAGACAG CTGCCCAAATCAACGTGACTCTACTATCCATGTGGAGGAGAATGGAGTGTCCTCAGAAAGCCGATTCTCAGTACAGATGTTCATGTTTGCTGGAAATTACGACCTAGTGTTCCTGCATTGTGAGGTTTACCTGTGTGACCCCACTGAGGAGCAGTGTGAACCA TCTTGTTCTACAAACCGGCTCCGCAGCAATGGGCCAGGCATCAACCTAGCCCAGGTTCTAGATTTAGGACCCATCACTAGGAGAG GTGCTCAGACTCTTGATGCCTCAAGTGGGACTCCCAGCACTGCAG GGTTCTTGATGGTCTGGCCCACGTTCTTCCTGCCTGTCTTCCTGACTTGGCTGTTCTGA